The following coding sequences lie in one Glycine soja cultivar W05 chromosome 16, ASM419377v2, whole genome shotgun sequence genomic window:
- the LOC114390312 gene encoding glutaredoxin-C1-like → MHYQAAAASWGSYVAGAPRNSAAAAVVVGDPLERIERLASESAVVIFSVSTCCMCHAIKRLFCGMGVNPTVHELDEDPRGKDLERALMRLLGTPSVVPVVFIGGKLVGTMDRVMACHINGTLVPLLKEAGALWL, encoded by the coding sequence ATGCATTATCAAGCAGCAGCGGCGTCGTGGGGGAGCTACGTGGCGGGGGCCCCACGGAACAGCGCGGCGGCGGCGGTGGTGGTGGGGGACCCACTGGAGCGGATAGAGAGGCTGGCGTCGGAGAGCGCGGTGGTGATATTCAGCGTGAGCACGTGCTGCATGTGCCACGCCATCAAGAGGCTCTTCTGCGGCATGGGCGTGAACCCGACCGTGCACGAGCTGGACGAGGATCCAAGAGGCAAGGACCTCGAACGCGCCCTCATGCGGCTCCTCGGAACCCCCTCGGTTGTCCCTGTCGTCTTCATCGGTGGCAAGCTTGTCGGAACCATGGACCGAGTCATGGCTTGCCACATTAACGGCACCCTCGTTCCTCTCCTCAAAGAAGCTGGTGCTCTCTGGCTTTGA